From Gossypium raimondii isolate GPD5lz chromosome 11, ASM2569854v1, whole genome shotgun sequence:
CTGACCCTTTGTGTtgcatttctttattattgcgaGGGAATCTCCTTCAAAGATGATTGACTGCCATCCCTTTTCGACTCCTATTTGAACTGTTTTCCAACAGGCTATTGCTTCAGCAGCAAATGCAGAGTTTATGTCATTGTGGATCTCTGAACAGGATAAAAGAACTTTTCCTTCCGCATCTCTGGCCACAATACCTGAAGTTGAATGGTTCTGACTCTCATTGTATGCACCGTTGAAGTTAATCTTGATGAACTCGCAATGTGGGTGCcttcatcttttgttttctattattattaccGATTTTGTTTTTTTCGAAACCAATAAGCTCAGTAATGTAGTTACTATTGAAGTTTGCAATTTCTTTTCCATTACTAACTTCTTCCTCGTGTATTCTTCTGTTTCGATCTCCCCATATGTCCCAAAGTGCGTAGCAAAAAAGGCGACCTTGACAAGGGGTGAGCTGCTCAAACACCCAGGTAAGCCACTGTACGAAGTCCATGCTctaattcattataatattcTGAAGTGATAGTGTTGTCCATACTTCCACTGTAACAGGTCATTCTCGGAATAAATGGTCCATTGTTTCAGCTCTTTCTCCACATCGGGGGCAACTTGTGTTAACTGATAACAACCTGTACTGCATATTCACTTTTGTAGGTAAATAATTCCATGATAGCCTCCAGATTGTAATCTTTATTTTTGTCGGTAGATTCAGGCTCCAAAGTTTTTTGTAGAATTTTTTGTAGATGGTTTGTAAAGCATAAGCTCTAAGATTTTCATCCGAACTctgtaatagtttataggcaCTTCGGACCGTGAATTCACCCGAGAATGCACCTCCCCAAATGAGGAAGTCCTTATGAGGTGTTCGTGCCAAGGGGATTCGAAGGATTCTTGCAGCGTCTTCTTCTGTGAAGGTACTATTTATCAGCTCCCTATTCCAAAGTCTATTATTACTATCAATTAACTCATTTACTTTAAAATCACGTATAGAATTGGTCGCTGTTGATAATCTAAAATTAACTGCATCTGGAATCCAAGCATCATCATTAATGGATATATTAGTACACGTACCAACCCTCCAGCATAGTCCTTTTGCCAATATAACTTTAGCTGCCTAAATACTTTTCCACACATAGAAGCAAGAATTTCCCAAACGGGAATTTAAAAAATGGTCATTTGGGATATATTTGGCTTTAAATACTTGCGTAACGAGAGCATTCTGGTTATTAATAATCCTCCATCCTTGTTTAGCtaataatgatatattaaattgtGCCATATTCCTAAAATCCATACCCCCTCCTCTCTAGAACTGCACATAGCTTTCCATTGGCACCAGtgaatttctttctttcctttacCTTTTTGCCACCAGAATCtagcaaaaatatttttaaactccCCACATAGTGATTTTTGTAGAAAAAAGCATGTCATAGCATAAGTTAGTATTGCTTGAAgtattgattttatgaaaacCTCTTTTCCCCCTTGAGATAGAAATCATGTTCTCCAATTTTCGATCCTCTGCTTAATCCTATCCTTGAGGTTCTAAAAAGATTCCTTCTTTTACCTTCCTACCACATTAGGGAGTCCTATATATTTCTCCATATTTGTCAAGTGCCTTATTCCCATTTCAGTCGAAATGTCTTCTTTGTCCCCTTCCACTGTATTAGAGCTAAAGAAAATCGtggatttattaaaattcactCATTGACCAGAGCAAATCTCATATTCCCTCAAAATATCTTATAAAATCTTTGTTCTACTCTTTGTAGCTTCGCtaaacaaaatacaatcatCTGCAAATAGTAAATGTGAAATCGTCGGGCCCCTTCTACTAGCCTTAACTCCTTTTATCAAACCCTCTTTTGTTACTATCCTGAGCAAGGACGAAAGTCCCTCACTacaaatcaaaaaaagaaaagaactaagTGGGTCACCTTGTCGGAGTCCTCTAGTAGGTTTGAAAACATTGCCTCTCCTCCCATTGATGGTTACTACGTAAGAGACTGTAGAAATACATCTCAGAATTAGTGACACCCATTCCTCTGCAAAACCCATTGAAGCATTACTTCCTTCAAGAATGCCCAATCAACTCTAACGTAAGTTTTACTCATGTCTAGCTTCACTGCCATGAATCTTTTTTTCCCCGTTCATTTTTGGCGTAGTGTTTGTAGAATTTCATAGGCTATCAACACATTGTCAGATATTAGCCTTCCCGGAATGAACGCACTTTGAGCATTGTCAATACACCTTCCAATAAATTCCTGAAGACGATTAGCAATAGTTTTGGCTACAATTTTGTATATAACTGTGCATAAATTCcagtatttttgaaaaaatagtgCCGGAAAGCCATCATAGCCTGGCGCTTTAGTAGGCCCCATTCCTTTTACTGCAATAAAGATCTCTTTTGCCGTACATTTTACCAATAGGGTTGTATTGATGTCTGAAGAAATGCTATTGTTAATGCCTGTTAAAAGATGGGATAGATTCCCTACTCCATTAGACGAAAATAGATTATGGAAGTACTTTGTAGCAGTCTCATTTATTTCTGGTTCCTCAAAAATTTCCTTTCCATCATTTGTGTCCAGCCTGTTTATTGTGTTGATTCGTTTCCGCATTGAGGCATATTTGTGGAAAAATGTCGTATTCTTATCCCCTAGCTGAAGCCAATTGGCCCGTGCTGTTTGTTCCCAATCCATTTCATCTTTATCAATCTCCATATTCAGATGAATTCTCGTATCAATTATATGTGCCATTATATCATCATCTCTTTCTTTCTCCATTAAATTTTCTAGCTCCTTTGTGAGCTTGTTCATCAACCCCTTTCGTACATTCTTTATTGATTTTCCCAATCTTGACAGACTGATCTGTAGTCTTTCaatcttttcaaaaatatatccATTTAAGGACTCCCATGATTTCTTAATCTCCTCTTCAATCGACTCCCCTGTGTTCCACCATgtttcaaatttaaatcttGGGTTTCCCTTGAAACTGTTTTCATTAGTTGTGCTGATAAAAAGGGGGCAATCTGAAAGTGAAGAcattaaatgatgtatattgcCTCTCGGAAAGAGTTTCATCCATTTTTCATTTGCAACACCCCTATCCAGTCTTTCTCTAATATTCGTTTTCAGTAGATTCCCTTTCTCCCATGTATACCATGCTCTCGTATAGCCCACATCTATAAGTTGGCATTCTTTTAAGATTCACAGAATGCTGCCATCCTTTTCTCCTCCCTTAGCTGGCCTCCCTTTTTTTCGAAAGAGtacattatttcattaaaatctccaCTCACTAGCCAAAGGGTGATCTTGTTCCTAGCCCAAAATTCTTAGTAAATTCCATGGGGCATTTTTATTGTGTATATAAGGTAAACCATAAAACCCTGTGAATCTCCATTCTTTACTAACACCTTCTTCTTTGATCAACACATCAATATGACTCGTTGAGAAAGTTTTTAGACTAACCTGAATCTCCTCTTTCCATGCTAGGCAGATCCCTCCTCGCGTACCTACTGCTCCTACATCAAACCCATTCATAAAACCACACCTCCTCCTAATTTTCTCTATACGTCTTTCATTAACTTTAGTCTCCATGAAGAAGATCATTTGGGGGTTATTTTGCTTCAGTAAAAACCAAAGCCTTCGCACTACCCGTGGACTCCCCAATCCACGGACATTCcaacatataattttcattgCGTCCGGTCGGCTTGCCTTTTGGCAGCCGCCGATCTATTTTGGTTAGGGTTGTCTACCAACAAATTTGTTTCAGCCTCATTTATTAAATCCTGTCCACCATATCTCATCCTTTTTGCTGCATCTTCCCGAGTCTCTTCTACACCATAATCATCATATTCAATCTCTGCCAATTTCCTTTTCTACAATTTACTTTCTGCTCCATAATATTTCATCACTCCCGCTGGTTCAATTCTTTTCCAACTGGATTTCCTGACTAGTTTCAGTATATCTTCGTCTGTTTTGCTTCTCTTAGTCTTTTTTTATCGATTTCTCCTTCCTTTTGCATCTTTATCCCTATTCCTGTTCCTCTCAACCAAGAATCCTCCTGTACTCCTTGAATCATATCGCTGCTTTTTCCACTATGTAAGTATGTTTCCTGATTCTCCTTGATACTTCCTGTATACAAACATTGTGGTTGTAGTTTTTTTGATAGAGCATTAAACTTTAAACTCTCCCTTCCaaccaaatttaattatgcttttaaTGCCAAAGAGAAAGGTAGATTttctctaattctattttttctGCAGGTTTTATTACTGTGCATTCTTGGAGACCATGCCCCAATCTTCCACAACCAAAACAGAATGTCGGTAATTTTTCATACTTGAAAGGGATCCAAACTCTATTCCCATTGCCTATTGAGACAAATATACCCCTACGAAGGGGTTTCtgtacatttaatttaattctaaggCGACAGAACTCACCATTAACTTCAGATCTGAGAACTCCTCCAAAAGTGACCCCTATAGCATGCAAGAggtcttttttatcaaattctgGTAAGCACGGCCCAATCTTGATCCAAAACTGGGATGAAACAAGCCTGATTTGATCTCTTTCCATCAGTTTAGTCAATCGATCAAAGATAACTAAGTTTTTCCTGAACAACCATGGCTGACCTTCCATAACAGTTTCTAAATCTTCCTCCAATTCAAACACAATCAAAAAAAGGTTTTGCCCTACCGATTGGatctcaaactttttctttgCTTTCCAGATACTTTTCTTCTGGGCCTTGAAGCTATCCGGATTGTAGGATTTCTTTGTCCAAATAGTGCAGATTAGAGTTGGTTTGTCATTTGGTTCCACCATCGAGCTTTTGACCGATAGCTGAATAAGTTCCTCTGCCAATAGGGAGACCTCGTCTCCCCCAAACCCGTCGTTGCCACCACTTTCCGTCATCCCAAGCCGCAGCAGCCATTGTTTTCGCTAGGATACCAGGGATAGCACTCTTGGCTACTAGGGTTCTAATACTCATttgcataattttaattacCATTATGAGGtaaagtttgaaaaatatattatggaTTAGTGTTTTACATTACAACgatgaaaacaattttttaatagataatttttgtattaatataGACATATATCTAAtgatttttaaatcatttgactttataattagaaaattatttttttggaaaatgtgttgtaaattttatttaaaatattgtaaagtaatttaaaaaaattataaacctaATATAACATTATCTAAAAATTACGTATATGAAATATTAAgtgaaaatgtatttaaataagtgaaaaacatattaaatttttttcacacGTTTAGAGCACCAtatgtttttgaaatgtttatataaatttatcacacaagtatgtaaattaataaattatataaaaagtataactataatttaataaattcattatattttactcatgtatttaaaaattaattaaaaataagctTAACATttacttgttttaaaaattatttacctttatcacttagttaaatttatatgaaaagtaataaaactttaatttcaaatatgaaataatttttgtcaatttttatatatgaatatgaactCCTAGATTGCTTTTATGAAAAGatattcatttttcaatttctttaaatctataatttacttattaattttatattttaacatatatgtataagtttaatatcaatgtttattaattttaatactatttaaaaaatattttaataacatatgcgattttaatatattatttttcaattacttaaagttttaacttatattatttgtaaattcattatatttaaaaagtattaatgcgaattaatttaaaaatttaaattataaaatacaataatgatataaatagttttatgtgtatttcttttatttcacaagTCGCTTTTTCcgtttttaaaatgttttttttaaatattttaatatatcttAGAATATAATTGTGAACTTATATAATCTAAAAACCTCACCTTAAATGTATGAAATTACAAAACggctttatatttatttggttGAAAGCAAACGGATTTATCAAGTAAACTACTTTAATTAGTGACAAATGTCTGCTACTCACTGGATTATCGTCTCACATGTACTCTAAATCCTGATCCACCGAATCCCTCCTTTCCTTCCTAATTAACAAATTGTCTTTCTCATCAATTATTTAGACTACAGACTTTCACTTTGCATTTCACAAGACAATAGTCTAAAACTCAACTTTACCAACCGTGTCCTTCGCCCCTTAGCTATATTTCAGgcagaaacaaaacaaaacaaaaccaaatcaaGTGAAATAAACAAGACTTAGAAGTAGAATTAGAAGGGAAAATGGCTAGTGGAGGAGGGTATGGGGACCCAAGCCAGAAGATTGACTACGTTTTCAAAGTAGTCTTGATTGGTGACTCTGCCGTCGGTAAGTCTCAGATTCTTGCTCGGTTTTCCAGAAATGAGTTTAGTTTAGATTCCAAGGCCACCATTGGAGTTGAGTTTCAGACTAGAACTCTTGTTATTGAACACAAGAGTGTCAAGGCTCAGATCTGGGACACTGCTGGTCAAGAACGGTActttttttcttacttttatttctactactactactactactactaagctttttaacttttcatgaaGATTTGTTTATTTCTCCTTTTTGCTGAAAGCTTTTTGGGTTTTTCATTCTATATGCATCGTCTTCTTTTCTCTTGTTCTTTCATAGATCTGTAGTTTGTAGACAGAATTATAAGATTTCAAAGAAATTTACTGTTCACTGACAAGACATGGTTTAGTTAGTTAACATGATTGTGTTAGTTCGGAGGTGAAAATGCTTTAAATTTCGATCAGGATTGGATTGGATGTTTGATAGACAAATGATATTGTTCGGAGGTGAAAATGCTTTCAATTTCGATCAGGATTGGATTGGATGTTTGATAGATAAATGGTATAGTTACTGTTGatctttattttttcctttatttttaacttatgaTGATAATctggataaaaaaaaattacatggtGCTCAGTTGGATCTTAGTGCTCGATTTGATTGTGTCACTTGGAACAGTTTGGTAAAAAGCATCATAGTCTAGTAGATCCTTGATCTCACCGCATTTCTTACAAATCTTGCCGTAGAAGTTCAAATTTTAGCAATGGATAATGCAGATTTGGATATTTGCAGTTATCCAACTTGCTTTTTTGCtgtaaatttgaataatattcaGATTCATACATTCTAATTACTGTCCACCCTGGATTTGGATTAGGAGTAGATGCAGATATTAATTTTTGATATCCATAGTTTGAGTCGGCTTCACTTTTGCGGATAATATCCAAATCCATTATCCAtttctttgaaaaatatttttatacttactAAATGCAGATATTTAGTGGATTCAGAAATATGAtggataatttaattaattgggATTAAGATTTGTAAACTAATACTAGGATTTAATGCGTATAATAAACAGATTATGATTCAAATTTTACAGAAACTGTAGATATCTAATGTTCCATGTTAGGCATGCTATTTTGGTAAGCAGTGCAATGATTTCATCATTCATCTTGAATTTGAGCCATTTTGGTTGCAATCCCTTCGTGTTAAATAAGTGGTCAATCAACTGCCTGGATTTCTTTAGCTTTTAATCATTCAACCGGTAGGTAATTGTTAAAGCGGTTGAATCAAGACTGTTGAGAAGTAATGTTTAACAAGTTATATCCGGTTTTGGTACAGGTTACCCCATTGGTTCCATCTAGGGcacttattatttgattttgggGATTCTTTTTCGTTATAATGGTCCAGCCTGCATATAAGAACCTAGCCATTAACTAATACTTTTTACCTAATTCTCTTGCTTCTCTTATGTTGAACAGATACAGAGCTGTTACGAGTGCATACTATAGGGGTGCTGTTGGAGCAATGCTGGTGTATGACATAACAAAACGTCAGACCTTCGATCACATTCCACGTTGGCTGGAAGAGTTGCGTGGCCATGCCGACAAGAACATTGTTATTATCCTGCTCGGGAACAAAAGTGACCTTGAAAACCAACGAGAAGTTCCAACCGAGGATGCCAAAGAATTTGCTCAAAAGGAAGGACTATTTTTCTTGGAGACCTCGGCTCTTGAAGCAACTAATGTGGAGACTGCCTTCATGACTGTGCTTACGGAGATCTTCAACATCGTGAACAAGAAGAACCTGGTTGCTGATGAGAATCAGGGGAATGGCAACCCCGCGTCTCTAGCAGGCAAGAAGATAGTCATTCCAGGTCCAGCGCAAGAAATTCCAGCAAAGAGCAACATGTGCTGTAGGTCATGATTTAATTGGATTTGTCTCCTATTGTcaggttttttattttacattcttaatatcaaattttgaaggGTGTGATATATCTGTTTGTATATTAAACATTGCATTAGTTTAATTTGCAAGGGGCAGCTAATTAATTACATGTTCTGAGATGGGGAATAGAAAACCTAAATTTGAAGCTGACTTGCAGATTGCTTCAATGTATTTTTCTGAAGttataaaatctatcaaattatcCTGCTGAATTGGCTTTGTCTTTGAAAGTATGGTGAGtgatttaagcatattatatctTCCCAATTCTGGCATTGTTAGTCCAATAATTGCAGCACCTTGTGTTTGTATGAATTATTGAAGGCTCAGGTCTGCAGAAATGGCAGTGCCAAAAGATGGAAGTCTGATTCGTTGACAAAGATGAACTGCCGCTGCATTCAATGTAACCTTATCTACATCTTTTACAATAAATGCCAAAATGATTACAGTACTTGTAGTTGAAGATGGAGAGTACTTGGCattgtcatgaaaatgatgtgtTGAACATCGATCATCATCCctctttttctaaaaattttgcaaCAGTTTTCCTTCATTAAATGAAGATAACAAACAAAGAGGATAATTATCAGGGAGAGAAGCAGTCGAATTATAGGGGCAATCTGATTCATTGCTCTCTTAGCAATTCAATCAGTAATTTTGTTGCAGTTTGCACAGTCAAGCATTTGCACGAAGAAATAAGTTTGAATTGGTGGACGTTTACTAATTGAAGATTGCATTTTGTGTTCGAGAGTTTATAGATGGTGAATCTATCACATATTTCAGGGTAAGATTAATTTTGTGATTGTTTTGTGGTTGAAACAGTAGTCGCAATTTTAGTCACTGTTTTATTGTTATACTTATTTGAAGAGTTggcaaattttaaaacaaaaccattGGGCTATTTGTTTTGATGTTAATTGGACGAGTAAAGCTTAACACATGAAGTCCAATTGAGTAGAAGTTAAAGGCTTGAAGATTGGTTTCTTGCGGATTAAGTCAAGTTACTTGCAGAACAAGTAAAATTACTTTCTTTGAAGATTttggattaaatcaaaaattcttATGGAAGTATTATCTTAAGTTGATTTTTAGCTTTACTTCATAGAAAAGTAATTAGATTATAACTCTTATGTAAGTAAAACTTAAGTAGTATATAAACTTAAGTTTTGTCTAGGTTAAAGGGTAATTGAGAGTAATCGAGAGATTGAAAGTATGATAGAACGCAAACTTGTTCAAGTTAGAAACATGCATTTTTTTGTAAGCAATCAAAAGAGTTTTTTGAATTGCAAAACCAAGCTTTCGAGGAGGAAGCTTTGGGAAACTGATCTAGTCTTTATACAATGGTGAAGTTGCTAAATCATTGGTTGTACTGTGAGAAAGATAGTTGATCATTGCTTTGGGTAAGGCCTCGTAGACGTAGACTAAGGTCGAATTACGTAAATAATCTTGgtgttttttattgtttttgcgCATTTGGTTTCGTGGTTGAAACTATGTCAACAGTTCCAAGCACTATTGCAACCACCGTTTTTGTTTTGCAAAGCAAGTACTCCATTATTTCTGCATTTGGTATTAGAGCCTCTCACTTAACATGAATAGTGATTATCTTGGTTAATTTACTTGCTTGCAATGAAAGTTTCTTCAGTCTCACACTCCTAATGCTTAATGGTGTAAATTATGCTTACTAGAAAGCTAAGATGAAAGCTTTCATTAAGTTAACTAATGAACGAGCACGAAGAGTTGTTTTAACTGGATGGACTCATCCCTTCTCTGAAGTTGGAAGAGTAAAATCTCCCAAGCCCGAGGCAGCCTAGACAACTAAAAAAGAAAACGTACCTGAGAGTAGTATATAAACTTAAGTTTTGTTTAGGTTAAAGGGTAACTGAGAGTAACCGAGAGATTGAGAGTTTGATAGAGCACAATTTGTTCAAGTTAGAAACATGTAGTTTTTGTAAACAATCAAGAGAGTTTCTTGAATTGCAAAGCTAAGCTTTCGAGGAGGAAGCTTAGTGGGAGACTGATCTAATCTTTGTATAATGGTAAGGTTGCTAAATTGGTGAGTACTAGGACTTAAATCATTGGTTGTATTGTGAGAACGATAGTGGATCATTACTTTGGGTAAGGCTCCATAGACGTAGACTGAGGTTAAATTGCGTAAACAATCTTggtgttctttattgtttttgcACATTTGGTTTTGTGGTGAAACTATGGCCACAGTTCCAAGCACTATTGCAACCACTATTTCTATTTTGTAAATCAAGTATCCCATTATTTCTACATTTGGTATTAGAGCCTCTCACTTGAATAATGATTATCTTGGTTGATTTACTTGCTTGTAGTGGAAGTTTTTTCAGTCTCACATCTCTTATGCTCTATGGAGTAAATTATGCTTACTAGAACGCTAAGTTGAAAGCTTTCATTAAGTCGACTAATGAACGAGCATGGAGAGTTATTTTAACTAGATGGACTCATCCATTCACTGAAGTTGAAGGAGTAAAAACTCCCAAGCCCGAGGCAACCTGGACCTCTAAAAAATATGGACTACTAATGGCAACTCTAAAGctctttatgatattttttgtaGAGTAGATGCATAGGAGTTCATGGGAATCTCTAAGTGTACTGAAGCCAAATAGATGAATCTTGCATAAAATGGGAATGACAGAAAACTGAATCTCtaaacttaatcaaatctaaacattGGTGATTAGTTTGCTTCGATGATCATAACTAATTCTTATTTCGGGATTCTATTTAATCAACTAATCATTACCCTAGCATGATCTCTCGATTTTCCACTAAACTAATAAGTTAGCAAGAACTACTGATCCCTCAACCTCACAGTCCATACCGATTTGGGCCTAAGGTGTTTACGGAtaggtcataccaattttgggttaattcccgcCTAAATGAGTTCCTAGGatcgtcaagcctagggtttaagttcttcctctcccaaacatctgatccgctaagaaaacc
This genomic window contains:
- the LOC105804164 gene encoding ras-related protein Rab11A, which produces MASGGGYGDPSQKIDYVFKVVLIGDSAVGKSQILARFSRNEFSLDSKATIGVEFQTRTLVIEHKSVKAQIWDTAGQERYRAVTSAYYRGAVGAMLVYDITKRQTFDHIPRWLEELRGHADKNIVIILLGNKSDLENQREVPTEDAKEFAQKEGLFFLETSALEATNVETAFMTVLTEIFNIVNKKNLVADENQGNGNPASLAGKKIVIPGPAQEIPAKSNMCCRS